The DNA region CACTCTGGAGCGGGACACGCTGAACCGGACCCTGCTTGAGCGGTGGTTGCTCATCCAGGCGGAACGCATCGGGAGGGAGCTGCGCGGGCTCGGAAAAAAAGGGCTGACCGTGACCCTCAAGATCAAATTCAAGGATTTCTCTTCCATCACGCGCAGCAGGACCCTGCCCAGGCCCACGGACATCACCACGGAAATCCTCGACGCCGCGCGCAGACTCCTCGCAGCCGAAAAACTCCCCCAGCCCGTTCGCCTCATCGGCACCGGGGTCTCCAATTTCCGCTTCGTGCAGGCCGAACTGCCGCTCATGCCCGATGTGAACCGCAAGCGCAGCCAAAAGCTGGACCAGGCCATGGACCGCATCCGGGACAAATTCGGAAGCACGAGCATCCTCCGAGCCGAGGCCGCGGTCAGGGAAACGGAGGCCATCGATGACCTTTTGTCCCAAAAAAACCGCACTTTGAACGGACAATAATACTTGCCAAAGAAGATTTTTCTTGCTTGGGATTTCCGCTTCGAACATCAAGCATATAAGGATATCCCATGTTCTCTCATGCCATCACCCGCATTCCCGGCCCCGATTACTCCAAAGGTCTGACCACCTCCGCCCTGCCCGCTCCGGACCTTGAGCTGGCGCTCCGGCAGCACGACGCATATGTGCGCTGCCTCGAATCCCTGGGGCTGGCCGTTCAAGTCCTGCCCGCCGCGCCCGGCTTTCCCGACGCCTGCTTTGTCGAGGACACGGCCGTGGTCACCCGCGAGATCGCGGTCATCTCCCGGCCCGGAGCGCCCTCCCGCCGCGATGAAACCCTGTCCATGGTCGGCCCGCTGTCCGCACACCGCCCCCTGGCCCGCATCGAAGATCCGGGCACCCTCGACGGCGGCGACATCCTGCAGGTTGAAAAGCGCTTCTTCATCGGCGTCTCCGATCGCACCAACGAGGATGGCGCAAGGCAGCTGGCCGCCATTCTGGCAGGCCACGGCTACGAAAGCAGTATCATCAAGGTCGCAGCTGGCTTGCACCTCAAATCCAGCCTCAATTTCGTTGGCGAGAACACCATGCTGGTAACTCGTGATTTCGCCGGGCATCCAGCCATCTCCAATTTCAAGCAGATCATCTGCCCCGAAGGCGAAGAGTACGCGGCCAACACCCTGCTCGTGAACGGCACCCTGATCATGCCCACTGGCTATCCCCGGACCAGAGCCCTGCTCGAATCCCTGGGCCTGCCCATCGTGGAACTCGACACCAGCGAATATCGCAAGATGGACGGCGGCCTGACCTGCCTGTCACTGCGCCTCCAAAGCCCTGTTTCTTGAGTTTTCAACCATCACGGCGTAGGGGAATCAACGCGAGGGGGGATATATTATGGAACTGTTCAAAAATCGGTACAAGCGTGAATTCATCGAAGTCGCCTGCCCCAAATGCAAGCAGACCAAAATCATCTGCCTGCCCGAGGAGGAGATACCTACCTGCGAATACTGCAAAGTGAAGATGAACATCAAAGAGGTTCTGACCGAGGGAAAATATTGACCCCAGGCAAGCCTTGTAACCAAAGAGGAGGCTTTATGCGTTTTATGACGAAGATTGTTTTGGCCCTGCTCCTGGTCGCGTTCGCGGCCATGCCGGTCATGGCCGCAGACCACGAACTCGCCCAGAAATCCACCCTGAACCAGATCCTCAAGCGCGGCGAACTGCGTGTCGGTCTCGATGCCGGCTATATCCCCTTCGAGATGACGGACAAGAAAGGCGACATCGTCGGCTTCGATGTCGACATGGCCAAGGAAATGGCCAAGGCCATGGGTGTCAAGCTGACCATCGTCAACACCGACTATGACGGCATCATCCCGGCGCTGATGGCCGACAAGTTCGACATCATCATCAGCGGCATGACCGTCAATCAGGAACGCAATCTGCAGATCAACTTCGCCGATCCGTACATCGTTGCCGGCCAGGCCATCCTGCTTTCCAAGAAGCATGAAGGCAAGATCACCTCCTACAAGGACCTGAACGATCCCAAATACATCGTCGCTTCCCGCATCGGCACCACCGGCGAGCAGGCCACCAAGCGCATGATCCCCAAGGCCCAGTACAAGAGCTTTGAGAAGGAATCCGACGGCGCCATGGAAGTGGTCAACGGACAGGCCGACGCCTTTGTCTACGACCTGCCCTTCTGCGCGGTCTTCATGGCCCAGCAGGGCGGCGCCAACCTCGTCCTGCTGGACAAGGTCTTCAC from Desulfomicrobium apsheronum includes:
- a CDS encoding dimethylarginine dimethylaminohydrolase family protein translates to MFSHAITRIPGPDYSKGLTTSALPAPDLELALRQHDAYVRCLESLGLAVQVLPAAPGFPDACFVEDTAVVTREIAVISRPGAPSRRDETLSMVGPLSAHRPLARIEDPGTLDGGDILQVEKRFFIGVSDRTNEDGARQLAAILAGHGYESSIIKVAAGLHLKSSLNFVGENTMLVTRDFAGHPAISNFKQIICPEGEEYAANTLLVNGTLIMPTGYPRTRALLESLGLPIVELDTSEYRKMDGGLTCLSLRLQSPVS
- a CDS encoding transporter substrate-binding domain-containing protein translates to MRFMTKIVLALLLVAFAAMPVMAADHELAQKSTLNQILKRGELRVGLDAGYIPFEMTDKKGDIVGFDVDMAKEMAKAMGVKLTIVNTDYDGIIPALMADKFDIIISGMTVNQERNLQINFADPYIVAGQAILLSKKHEGKITSYKDLNDPKYIVASRIGTTGEQATKRMIPKAQYKSFEKESDGAMEVVNGQADAFVYDLPFCAVFMAQQGGANLVLLDKVFTYEPLGFGVKKGDPDFLNWLDNFLTQIKADGRFDRIYDKWIKGTEWLKEIQ